AGCTGTGGTTGTACACATATATAGATCAGGGCAGGGTGTTAGGTGTGGATAGCATTGGCCCAATAAATTTTTGTTGTTAGGTTTGATTCCTTCTTTGCTGCAGCACAGGATTCTGAAGGTCGCAAGGAAGGGGGGAGAGCTACCTCTTGCTTCCTCATGAAAGAGGAGGTCAAAACTTTGTTGTTGGAGAGCGAGGGGGTCAAGTGGTCCACAAAATCTAACAAGGCCTAACTCATTATGCATGTCACTTTCCTCCTCCCATGTATGAGATGGAGATGTGTAATTGGGGGCTTCTATGTGTTGTGCACCAATGTATATGACCAATACATCAACtgcttttgttttttttaaTCTTTTTGCTGTCCACTTCTTCAGAAAGGGTAAAACCGGATTCATATGGTTGGTGCAATTAGTTGGGCATATATGCTAGCCTACAATTATTTATGCGAGAGGATAGTGTAATGCAACCTTAATTGCTTGATGGGCTATACATCAATTGAAATATGTAGGCTGTTGAATTCGCGACGTCTACACATGCATAACGGAGACTATGTATTGAGATCATAGAAACTGAATATTCTGCTGGTAGAACGTTGTTAGGACCCTATAAGTAGCTagggagatatatatatatatatagccgtATATATAGGTGTGTATTCATCGCAAGAAAACGACCTTCAATTTTAGAACCATGGATGTAAAGCTGGGGAAGACACGGCTATCCATTCTAGTGCTAGCTACTATTTCTCTACTACATACAACAGGAAAAGATAGTATTATATTGTTGGCAGGTCAAAAATCAAGATCACGCACACATGTACATGTGAGACACAAGTAGATTCTCCATTTGTAGAAATTTAGTTTTGCTTAGGTTGTTATGTATTTTGTTAATtcatgaatatatatatatatatatatatatatatataaattgcGCGATTGGTCCATTGGATTTGAAAATACACTTGTATATATATGTGGCACACAAATTTGATAATTGTTACCAAAGGTAGAACTATATTTGCTACCTAATACAATAATTCATCTGATCCAATCTAACATTTAAAAAAAACTCAGAAGAAAGCACATATGGAGTCATCATATTATTTACTCAGATCATAAGTTTAGCACATCAACACAGTCTACAAGATGAAAcgttaatatatatatatatatatatatatatatatatatatatatatcatctTCTATCAAAATATGCACGGTATATATCTAAACAAGAAGGATCATATATGTTATTAAAATATTTTTCATGATGAATGTACCAACATTTATTTTACATTATCAATCAAACTGTTTTTTTATATATTTGGAGGCtgaaattgaaaaaaaaaaggtttGATTGTTAGAAAGTTTGGAAGTAGTTTTTTTTTTACGAAAGGTATTAGTACAAATGCAGATGCTCACGTATACGCACTAAAGCTACTTGTATTTTACTATTGGAGGAAGTGCATACAAGCTTGCACAAATCTACATTCTTTTCATCTAGAACCAGCACCCATACATGTTTAGCTACCTAGACAACGGGTAGACAAGTAATTcgcacatgcatgcatggcaGCCAAAAAAGAGAGCACAAACGTACTGTGCCTACGTTACATCGAATCATCAATCAATCTAGAAGATTTAATTGCATAACGAACTGTACACGTTACGTCCTTTCAAAAATCTGAGCAAGATTAGGTTGGGCGACGACTATATAATAAATCAGATAAGTAGTGGAATATTTTTCCTACCTGCTTCgtaaaaaaaaaggagaaaggaTTAGCTTGGGCGTCGACTAACACAATAATGCAATTTCCGGCAAGGGACTCGATAGCTATTAGTTAAGACGATATAGTCTTCTTAATTACAATATTCTCTCAAGCTTGAATCTACGACATGGTCATTTGGTAAATACTGAACAATTCATTCTCTGGCCACGATACATCCAATGATCTATTTGAAGACATTATATTTTTTCTCAAGTTTTTATATACTCTTATTTGAGGTCATCAAGATCTATTATTATTAGAGCATTAATACTATTTGAATAGCTGAAAATTGGTGCAGTGTCCACGTTTCGGAACTTCCTAAATATATCTGTAAGGCAAGGAGTGCAGCTTATTGTCGTGTGCAAGAGAAGAAATCAAGGCTTTCTCGACAGATAAGGGTTTCACATCCTATAACTCAAGGTAGATAGCCACACAGCATGTATAGATAATGGTCCATACATatatttcttttcttcttctttttccttttctgtgAGGATGGTAGCACTGCAAGCCAATTTACTCCTAGCTGTTATTACCAGCGGAAAATTGGCCAAATTTGACCTAGCTATGGTTCATTATGGTGTTTTAGGTTTTACTAAATTCGTTCTATAGTAGCTCATATATGCTTCTTGTGAATTATCTAAGAGTACTCTAGTATTTTTCTTTAAAACTAGTACAATGTTTCAAAAAACTTCAATTCAAACTATTTATTAGAGAGCAcatagaaaaagaaaatagagTGTGCATCAGACTATGTATTTGTCAATTTAATTTATACACATCATATATTAGAGAGCAcatagaaaaagaaaatagagTGTGCATCAGACTATGTATTTGTCAATTTAATTTATACACGTCATATACTGCAGCATTTCTATATATACTACAAGCCATGGATGCACAAAACAGTCTAGTTAGTAACACTAAAATGTATGACAAAGTTGAGTAATAAAAATGTACGAATATTATTCTCACCTTTGAAGTTTCCATTCATCTAACTCGATGAAAGAACAATTGGGCATATATACAAACAACCCCATCGTTTTACTAAGCGTGATGTACATTCTCAGAACCCGATAACAGTTCGCAATGGAGTTATAATGTCTGTGTTCTTAGTTTGCACAATGTTACTCAATGGGATGTTATTCTAGGGAGGGATTCTCTCTTCTAATATAACACTGCATAGGTTTCATAAGAAATTCTAGCACTTTTGTATTTAAGTGACAAAATTTAAAGCATCTCCAGTTGGATATATGCATGCATATGAGCTAGGGACGACCAGTATGAGTTTATGTATGTCCAATTCCAATCATTCCTAacaaattaagtaacttttgcCGCGACTTAGTTAGGTACTTAAAAGATcatcgatatatatatatatatatatgtcctGTATTTTCTATGTATTAAGAACCATTATTTACTAGAATTTATGCCATGTATGAATGCAAATATAGATCACTAATAAGTGAATTAAGGGAGAGTTGAAGGGACAAGCACGAAGCATAATTAGTTATACTAATAACTTTGAATAGACACCACATACAAAACTTAGATCCAGAAAAGGGACATCTATAAATGTGCTAACATCTTTGACCAATGTAGATGTTGTGTATGACACTGTGAGAGAGAAGAAATCGAATGTATGCACAACAAAGAAGGAGCATGCATGAACTTTTGGATCTACTCTTGATTAGTCTGGCCATAGAACTGCGTTAGCAATAATAATCCATGGTGTCCAAGCTACAGCATCTCACAAATGTAAAAGCTCTCTGTGTTTTTTCTTGAAAATAGAGGAAAATATATTGTAGAGATGTGAGACGATGGGGAAAAGGAACAAGCAAAGTAGAGATGTGGCTCTACAGCTAGATATGGCACAAGGACAGTACACACTGTACCACTCTACATGTAGGCCGGCCGAGCTATCAAAATTTACAGAGCAGTGAAGCTAGGACAAGAGATCACATACCAAACTCCAGAACGCCGTACTGCTTTtgtttttgttcaaaatttttgGGTGGACAAACGCATGAGCAATAATGGCCCAAGTAGTTATCAATTGAAAATCAGAAGTGTTTGTCAAGTGAAGGCAATGTTATTCTGGCTGTGAACTCAGATACTAATGCCTAGGCTTAATTGGATCAACCCTACAGCTTTTTCAAGAGAGATAGCCATGCACATTATTTCTTTAGACGACAAATCATGTACATTGTTGACATTCTTCCATCATTCCATGTGACTGGTATATGGTGGATTTCCCTTTTTATTGTTAAAGAATTGCAACATTGATCTACGTCACTTCACCAAAAGAATATTGCAAATAGTACCCCTAAGAAAAGAGGAACAGTGGTGTGACAAGGTCACTATGTACTCTAGAGAGAGAaatggaggaggagagagaggccAAGATGTTACAAGGCAGCTAGCATCGTCGAGATTAGCCAAAGGAACTAATCCAAAAGCCACATCAATCCCTGCAAAAATGCATAGAAATACTGCTGTACTTTTCCCATGTTCTGGAGCAAGCTAGCACAAGCTGATTGCTCATCCATCCCAAGGTAGAACAGCAAGTTGCTTAAAAAGAACCAAACTGGAGGAACAAAACATGCATCGGTAGAGCCCAAAACATGCAACAAATCATATAAAAAGCACCAATGCAAGAAACGCCCAGCTTTACACACAAGCCAAATCCAGAGAGAGAAGCTTCCCCATGCATGTACATAATACAAAAGCAGCATATTGATTAATGCAGGCAAGCAAGCACAGTGTGATCTACGTACTAGTACTAAGCTAGTGTGGTAGCTACTTAATTATATATATAACTATACTCATGGGAGGATTAGCTTATAATAAACTAGAAGATGATACTATACAGTATCACTAACTAATCACATGCTGCATGTCAAATGGAGTAAACAACCGAGGAGAAAACAAATCAAGTAGTCCCATCATTTGAGGAATGAAACTACACTTAAATTCTTCTCTTTGCATTGCATTAAGGTGGCCGGCTAACTTATAAGCTCGAAATAAGATTGACCAACAAGTAGAAGTAGTACTAGCTCTAGCTAACAACATTATGCTCGATTGATCGCACATTAGTGTTCATCGATCACCGACTCGAATGAGTaatagtagtagtagtagtagcaaTTAAaatctcttctctcttcttgtCTCGAATTTGTTTGCTGATCATGACGACACGACGACGACTTAGCTCATGCTCATCATCTTTGGAAGTAAATGAAACCATCAAGGAATTAAGCTAGGATAGGAATTGAAGCAGCAGCTAGCTAATTAAGCTAGGTTCTAGGGTTATGAGGGAAGAACTGGGTGCCTGCGGCGAAGGCGCCGATCGGCGTCGGGTACGGGTCCATCAGCACCGCCGCGGACGTCGCCACCGTTGCCGCCGCCTCGctgctccccgccggcgacgacCCTTCCCTCGCGTGCCCCGTCAGCTGGTGGTACTCCGCCGAGGACGGCGGCAGCTGGCCCACCGCCGCGTCATCCGCCGGCCCGTGGTCACGCAGGATCCCCTTGAAAGTGTGCCCGCCGATGCTCACCGCCGTCTGGTACGCGAGCTCCGCGTCCGGCTCGTCCACCGGGCCGATCCGCACGCACCGGAACACCGCCTCCACGCTCAGCTCCGGCGGGAACCTCCCACCGCTGCCGTCGCCTGCAACCGCATCACCATCATTTGGTTAGATAATCTACGCGTCATGCCATGCCATGCCGTCTGCGGGCGCGCCCGCAACAGTGTGGCGGAGGTGGACAGTGGAGTGCGCAGCGCAATTGAGGAGAGGCATACCTGAGGAAGTAGTGGTGGTGACCATAGCGGAATTGGCCGACGGCAAGCGGCCGAGGGACCGGACGAGCTCGCGCGGCCGCTTgctcgcggccgcggccgcggcggcggcggcgctggcgctgtTGTTGTTCGCGGCGCCGCGGAAGAGCGCGGcgagctgctgctggcgctcGCGGCGCTTGGCGGCGGGGACCCAGGTGCTCTTGACGTGGGTCGGGCAGCTGAACCCGCGGCTCCGGCAGCAGGTCCGGCACCGCATGTGGGCGCAGTCTTTCTTGGCGTTGTTGCCGCAGTCCTGGCAGCTCGTCCCCGCCCTGCCGCcccccgcgcctccgccgccggggCCGCCGATCCCACCGCTGCCATCATGCGAGGAGAACCCCAGCACGACTCCCGTCGCCACGCCGGAGGAGAAGAACTGCGACGTGtgcggcgcggccgccgccgccgcctgctggtGCGGGTGCCATAGCTGGAACCCTatccccccgcccccgccgccgctggccgccgtgtcggcggccgcggcggccgccccGCGCGCGTACAGGAACAGGCTGTCGGCGCCGATCGGGTGATCGCCGGCGCGGTCTCCGCCTctcccacctcctcctccgctgccTCTCAGAGAGAACCCAGCCATGCGAGGCAGCAACCACCACCCATCAAGAAGAGCGAGAGTGCACCGCAAAGAAAGCCTccgcagctcctcctcctctctctctctctcgcctaGCTAGCTCCTACAGCAAAAAACAAGTAGAGATCTTGGGAGTAAGAAAAAAGCAGCTGCAGAGGCAACAGCAACAACAGAACACGGCAGCGGGCTTGGGGCTGTGTGACATGTAGGTTAGATGAGCTGCGTGTGTAGATTGACATAGCTCAGTAGTGGATGGATGGATCGTAGATCTGTAGAGAGAAGCTCATAGAGATAGAGAGATTTGTGTAAGCAAGGCGTAGGAGATGAGGATAGGCTTGCTGTCTGATGATGAGTGGCATATGCATGTGGGAGTGGTGAGAGAACGAAGCTTGCTCCACTACTCGACTAGCACCTCCTCATCACTCATCAGTGCTACTACTCACCTTGCCTTTGCTGAAAATAGGAAGCTCGCCTCTAATCCGCCTCTTCTTGCTTAATTGCTTTCCTCTCTTGACCCCTTGGGTCTAAGcccctctttctctctctagAAGTAGTATCtggaggaggagggagagggggaggaggttAGCTGCTGATGAGTAGTGGTAGCGAGCGAGGGAGAGCTGCTTTTGGGGGTGGTAAGGAGATGAGGTGTTAGGCTATATAAAGAGGAAGAAGAGATGGGAGAAGGGAACGGAGGAGATGTGGGTGCGGGGGACGAATTCGAGGGCGCCTGCGAACGCCGCCATGGAGGCGGCTCGGACCTTAATTTCTATTTATTGCTCGCGCACAGCTCACCTCtcttatctctctctctctctctctctctctctctctctcggttCCTTGGTTGCGTGCTCCCTTCTCTGTCCACCCAACCAGATGAAAGAGAGAAGGGATGCAAGAgagaggaaaaggaagaaatggaatgagagagaggggggggagaGAGAATGGCGGGGTAGTGtatttttcttccttttctttttgcaGAGTTTGTTTTGCTTTGCCTTTGCCACCCTTTTTACATTTTGTACCTCGCCTTGCCGAGTTATTACCGGAGCTGTCCTTGCCCTTCTTCATGCCTTGTCAATAACAGCATGACTACAAGGCGACAAAGGACAGGGAGGAATTTTTACTGACAGGAGAAAGAATACCTTTGCAGTgtggtcgtcgtcttcctcttcCCCACATCAGCTCGCATGCACTGCACTTGGTAGTTCAGCTCAGTTGGTAGAATAATTTATTTCCGTTATCTGAGTATATTATTCTATTATTTGATGTCCATGTCCAACAGAAGGGTGAATACTCCTACTGCACTATACTAgtagcatgcatgcatggtatTTTTTATAACAAAACATTAGAATACTTATCAATTTTTATTTAATTACTAAATGATGAGGAGATATTTTATTTATGGTTGCAAAAACAGAGCATGTATGGTctctttttatttatttatttttaactCTCTAAAAAAGCATATGATTGTCAATGACATAGTACCGTACCACTTATTAGCTACCCGAAGTACAAGGACAGCACTATATGTATAGGCAGCTCCACTTAGCTAGGTATGGTCAAAAGTAACGTACACTACACAAGCATGGAGCCTACGAGCTGCAACAATTCAATTCAGTTCAATTATATTCGTGCATAAACTTTAAGCTTGCTTAATACTATCTAGCGCATTAATGCAGCTAGTATCGTGTCCTTGCATATTGTCACAATGAATGTGTTACTTGGAAACAACTGTTTTGCTATATGGATGCAGAGGTAGTACAAGAGAATTAGTAGTATTATTGTACCATGCAATGTGGACATGCACGAAAAAGAAAATTTGTAAGTCCATACATAAAAAAGTGTACCTTCTCCATGAAATGTTTTAGAGTTCGTGGTAGATTTACTTATGAGTACCAGCAGAATAGTATAATATTATTACTGAGACATCTAGTATATTCCGATCCAACACCTTTGCCGGCTGGGTGAGCAAAATCTTTTGGGCCGGGACAAGCGTTGCATGCTATAGTGCACTAGTACCTTGTTGCAGACAGGAAATGTTGCACGCACTCTCAAAAACTGTTGGGAATTTTCATCCGCCTGTGCCATCACCGGAAAGCTGACTTTGCAGGTGGAGTGGAGCAGGAGCAGTGAAAAAAAGGCAAagtgaaaaaaaaaaggagagggGGAACGGAACgggagcggcggcagcggcagcggcagcggcagctaGGAGGAGTGGCCGTAGCTGGGCGAGTTTAAAACCCCGAGGGAGCGCGTAGCGTGGGGCCATCCCGGCCGTCTAGGCGCCAGCGGACGGCGCATGCCTCGCCACGTGGCGGGAATCCAGGGCCTGTGTCGGGTGCCCTTTCCGGCCGGCCGCGAAAGCCGCTGCTGTCCGGCAGGCCGCAGCtccctgctctctctctctcgaccACGTTCTTGAACGCCATGGGAGGGACTggggagggaggagagagagggagacgcgcgcgcgcgcggcggcactGTAGCTAGGCGGCGGTAGGGTGAGGCGGCAGCGAGAGAGTGTGAACAGTTACACTAGTGACTAGTGAGAGAAGCTTCATGCATGGACATGGACATGGATGGATCCCTGCAGGCAGCTGGCCCGGCCCCGTGTTTGTTGTTGCGGCCATGGCGTTTTAAATTGGTGTCTTGTTGTCACCACATGCCCCTGGCTTTCTTTCGATCTGCTCTGACGCCGCTGCTGCTGTTCATCCTGCTGCGGGCCGCGCCATGCCATGGcatggcgtggcgtggcgtcGACACCAGTTGGTCTAGAACCTGTCAGTGCCTCATGATCCTCCTCCCCTTGCCTTAAAAAGGTCGCTGATCATCATGTAAAGCACACCCGAGGCTGCAGGGATCCTCTGCGCCGGGGAAGAGGAAGCCACAGGAACACCACCTTTGTGAGCTTGTCTCGCTCTCATGTCCCTGTGGCACGTACGATTCCCGTCGTGCATTTTTAGCATCGCATCGCGGGCCGGGGTTATTTTGAGCAAATCCTGTTAGTCTAGAATTAACGAAGCAATCATTTGCTCAGTTTACCTTTTTGGACCAAGCGAGGATAAAATGCCCAAAAGAGCAGCAAAAACGAGTACTTATATTAACGATCGTGAGAACACAAATGCATGGAACTATATTAGCTAGTGACAAGTCCTACTCCATATATTGAAAAAGGCAAGGTGTACAATTTAATTTTATCCTAAGCTAAATTTAATCATTTAGTTTTGACCAGATCTATAAAAAAAGTATATCAACATCCACAACACTAAGTTAGTTTTACTAAATCCACCATGAAATATGTCTTGGTGGTGCATTTATTTGGTATTATAGAATAATATATTTTTCCATAAACTTCAAATAAATTCAGAAAAGTTTGAATTAGGATAAAATTAAACACCTTACATTTTAGAACGGAGAAAGTATGTGTTTATGTTGGATCGAAGGAAAAGCGATGGCCCAAACCAAGTATATGTGGCCTTATTTGGAACGAGGGATTTCCCCCAATTCCTACGGGGAATTCAAACGATTCTGCCAAAATCTTGTGAAATTCATGCGTGCCAAAAGAGGCCTACATATGGGAGCTAGGCATGTACGGTCTGAGGCCCCAAGAAATGCTCAAAGGAAACACCTGGAGGTAAAGAAAAAGCGCCAGCTCTGTAATTATTGAAATGATCAAAACTAAAGCACACCTTGAACTATACACACATCCTGCCATTGTTTAATTAGCATGGAAGTTGTAGTAGTTGACGCTGACAAGTGCGGGTACTATACTATATATACTTTCTTGAAACTTGAAGTTGAGGTTGACAACTATATTAGTTTCTTAATGTGTTCATAATACATTTACATGCTGCTGTGACGTGACAGCAAACCATATGACAAGGTCGCATGGTAGCTATATAGCAAAAACATGCATGGGCCTCCACTCCGACTGTTCCAGCAGCTGCATGCACGCACTTCTCCTACTACCTCTGATCCTACATGTATGTATCCATGCGCAACCATGCATTCCTAGTAGCCACTTTTGTTGGTTAAGCTAGCAACAGGCGGTCTTATTAGCTTATTAGGTCTTTGGTCTCTACCTAGTGGGTCCCCTTCATCTCTGTTGCTCCATGTAGACACAGAATGTCTCATGAGGCACCATGGATAGTGATCATAACCAACTCAAATCAAGTCTTTTCCATGGCCCAGTACGCACTATATATGCTGGAGGCCAACAGCCAGAGACGACCAAAATGTGTAATATCTTGTGTGTGCTGTTGTATGCTCTACAAATAAAAGGAGTGGGTAGCAAGCGAGATTAGATTAGATGCATGCAACTCTTTCTGATCGATCAATCAGAAGATCGATGACGATTACGGGTTAGCAATGATCAAGTCAAGCTTCCATCTCTCGACTGATCGACATTTGTATGGTTGCAATACTAGTGAGTCCTTTCACGGTCTGATATGATAAAAGGCAGACCAACCAACCAGCGGTAGGTTATATGGACGATCTATGTCGTTTCAGTAAAAAAAGAATTGAAAGAATGCGCAAGAAGTGTAGAGGGTGCATATGTGTCGGCAAGGTCTCTTGTCGATGGGAGTGATTCACACAGTGGAAAAGTTCAAGTGTCCAAAATAACACAGTAGCGTGCACTAAATAAAAGATCGATCCGATCCTCAAAGGATTTGATGATAGAATTAATAACGTGATGGGCGATTACCATAGCGATGCATAGTCTGGATGCCGGACTAAGATTTTGTTAGGGTGACCGGCTTAGACGCCTAGTAATACTTATCTGATTATCGAGTTTGATCTCGATCAGTTGTTTGTTAGTTGTCAGTTCAAACCCCACCTTTAACTCAATAAATTTAGATGAAAAGATTATTGTCCTGAAAAAAATAGATGGATGGGCCAAGTGAATTATTCCAATAATTATGTATACTCAGCAATGCAAGGACTGAATAAAAACAACGGCCAGCTTCCATTCTCTCCAGGCCCCATTTTCTCTCCTGTACAACACTGGAGCGGTTTGTCTGAACCAGGCAAGAATAGAATATCTATGCATATATTCTCTTCCTGTCATCTGAGTGAATTAATCATCGCCACATTCATCTCTTCAGCCGGACTCAGAAATGAGACATATCATTGCGTTGCAGGTGCATCAGTTCATGTGGGTCCAGCTTGATATGAAATTATTTGGGTGAAATTTGTACACATAAAATGGTCGCGAATTTTTATATAACATGTAACTATAGTTTAGGTAATTTTTTTTAGAGTCGGCGCCTGATATACC
The genomic region above belongs to Panicum hallii strain FIL2 chromosome 4, PHallii_v3.1, whole genome shotgun sequence and contains:
- the LOC112890704 gene encoding protein SHI RELATED SEQUENCE 1 codes for the protein MAGFSLRGSGGGGGRGGDRAGDHPIGADSLFLYARGAAAAAADTAASGGGGGGIGFQLWHPHQQAAAAAAPHTSQFFSSGVATGVVLGFSSHDGSGGIGGPGGGGAGGGRAGTSCQDCGNNAKKDCAHMRCRTCCRSRGFSCPTHVKSTWVPAAKRRERQQQLAALFRGAANNNSASAAAAAAAAASKRPRELVRSLGRLPSANSAMVTTTTSSGDGSGGRFPPELSVEAVFRCVRIGPVDEPDAELAYQTAVSIGGHTFKGILRDHGPADDAAVGQLPPSSAEYHQLTGHAREGSSPAGSSEAAATVATSAAVLMDPYPTPIGAFAAGTQFFPHNPRT